From Pan paniscus chromosome 9, NHGRI_mPanPan1-v2.0_pri, whole genome shotgun sequence, the proteins below share one genomic window:
- the PKP3 gene encoding plakophilin-3 isoform X1 has protein sequence MQDGNFLLSALQPEAGVCSLALPSDLQLDRRGAEGPEAERLRAARVQEQVCARLLQLGQQPRHNGAAEPEPEAETARGTSRGQYHTLQAGFSSRSQGLSGDKTSGFRPIAKPAYSPASWSSRSAVDLSCSRRLSSAHNGGSAFGAAGYGGAQPTPPMPTRPVSFHERGGVGSRADYDTLSLRSLRLGPGGLDDRYSLVSEQLEPAATSTYRAFAYERQASSSSSRAGGLDWPEATEVSPSRTIRAPAMRTLQRFQSSHRSRGVGGAAPGAVLEPVARAPSVRSLSLSLADSGHLPDVRGFNSYGSHRTLQRLSSGFDDIDLPSAVKYLMASDPNLQVLGAAYIQHKCYSDAAAKKQARSLQAVPRLVKLFNHANQEVQRHATGAMRNLIYDNADNKLALVEENGIFELLRTLREQDDELRKNVTGILWNLSSSDHLKDRLARDTLEQLTDLVLSPLSGAGGPPLIQQNASEAEIFYNATGFLRNLSSASQATRQKMRECHGLVDALVTYINHALDVGKCEDKSVENAVCVLRNLSYRLYDEMPPSALQRLEGRGRRDLAGAPPGEVVGCFTPQSRRLRELPLAADALTFAEVSKDPKGLEWLWSPQIVGLYNRLLQRCELNRHTTEAAAGALQNITAGDRRWAGVLSRLALEQERILNPLLDRVRTADHHQLRSLTGLIRNLSRNARNKDEMSTKVVSHLIEKLPGSVGEKSPPAEVLVNIIAVLNNLVVASPIAARDLLYFDGLRKLIFIKKKRDSPDSEKSSRAASSLLANLWQYNKLHRDFRAKGYRKEDFLGP, from the exons ATGCAGGACGGTAACTTCCTGCTGTCGGCCCTGCAGCCTGAGGCCGGCGTGTGCTCCCTGGCGCTGCCCTCTGACCTGCAGCTGGACCGCCGGGGCGCCGAGGGGCCAGAGGCCGAGCGGCTGCGGGCAGCCCGTGTCCAGGAGCAGGTCTGCGCCCGCCTCTTGCAGCTGGGACAGCAGCCGCGGCACAACGGGGCCGCTGAGCCCGAGCCTGAGGCCGAGACTGCCAGAG GCACATCCAGGGGGCAGTACCACACCCTGCAGGCTGGCTTCAGCTCTCGCTCTCAGGGCCTGAGTGGGGACAAGACCTCG GGCTTCCGGCCCATCGCCAAGCCGGCCTACAGCCCAGCCTCCTGGTCCTCCCGCTCCGCCGTAGATCTGAGCTGCAGTCGGAGGCTGAGTTCCGCCCACAACGGGGGCAGCGCCTTTGGGGCCGCTGGGTACGGGGGTGCCCAGCCCACCCCTCCCATGCCCACCAGGCCCGTGTCCTTCCATGAGCGTGGTGGGGTTGGGAGCCGGGCCGACTATGACACACTCTCCCTGCGCTCGCTGCGGCTGGGGCCCGGGGGCCTGGACGACCGCTACAGCCTGGTGTCTGAGCAGCTGGAGCCCGCGGCCACCTCCACCTACAGGGCCTTTGCGTACGAGCGCCAGgccagctccagctccagtcGGGCAGGGGGGCTGGACTGGCCCGAGGCCACTGAGGTTTCCCCGAGCCGGACCATCCGTGCCCCTGCCATGCGGACCCTGCAGCGATTCCAGAGCAGCCACCGGAGCCGCGGGGTAGGCGGGGCAGCGCCAGGGGCCGTCCTGGAGCCTGTGGCTCGAGCGCCATCTGTgcgcagcctcagcctcagcctggctGACTCGGGCCACCTGCCGGACGTGCGTGGGTTCAACAGCTACGGTAGCCACCGAACCCTGCAGAGACTCAGCAGCGG TTTTGATGACATTGACCTGCCCTCAGCAGTCAAGTACCTCATGGCTTCAGACCCCAACCTGCAGGTGCTGGGAGCGGCCTACATCCAGCACAAGTGCTACAGCGATGCAGCCGCCAAGAAGCAG GCCCGCAGCCTTCAGGCCGTGCCTAGGCTGGTGAAGCTCTTCAACCACGCCAACCAGGAAGTGCAGCGCCATGCCACAGGTGCCATGCGCAACCTCATCTACGACAACGCTGACAACAAGCTGGCCCTGGTGGAGGAGAACGGGATCTTCGAGCTGCTGCGGACACTGCGGGAGCAGGATGATGAGCTTCGCAAAAATGTCACAG GGATCCTGTGGAACCTTTCATCCAGCGACCACCTGAAGGACCGCCTGGCCAGAGACACGCTGGAGCAGCTCACAGACCTGGTGTTGAGCCCCCTGTCGGGGGCTGGGGGTCCCCCCCTCATCCAGCAGAACGCCTCGGAGGCGGAGATCTTCTACAATGCCACCGGCTTCCTCAG GAACCTCAGCTCAGCCTCTCAGGCCACTCGCCAGAAGATGCGGGAGTGCCACGGGCTGGTGGACGCCCTGGTCACCTATATCAACCACGCCCTGGACGTGGGCAAATGCGAGGACAAG AGCGTGGAGAACGCGGTGTGCGTGCTGCGGAACCTGTCCTACCGCCTCTACGACGAGATGCCGCCGTCCGCGCTGCAGCGGCTGGAGGGTCGCGGCCGCAGGGACCTGGCGGGGGCGCCGCCGGGAGAGGTCGTGGGCTGCTTCACGCCGCAGAGCCGGCGGCTGCGCGAG CTGCCCCTCGCCGCCGATGCGCTCACCTTCGCGGAGGTGTCCAAGGACCCCAAGGGCCTCGAGTGGCTGTGGAGCCCGCAGATCGTGGGGCTGTACAACCGGCTGCTGCAGCGCTGCGAGCTCAACCGGCACACGACGGAGGCGGCCGCCGGGGCGCTGCAGAACATCACGGCAGGCGACCGCAGG tggGCGGGGGTGCTGAGCCGCCTGGCCCTGGAGCAGGAGCGTATTCTGAACCCCCTGCTAGACCGCGTCAGGACCGCCGACCACCACCAGCTGCGCTCACTGACCGGCCTCATCCGAAACCTGTCTCGGAACGCTAGGAACAAGGACGAGATGT CCACGAAGGTAGTGAGCCACCTGATCGAGAAGCTGCCGGGCAGCGTGGGTGAGAAGTCGCCCCCAGCCGAGGTGCTGGTCAACATCATAGCTGTGCTCAACAACCTGGTGGTGGCCAGCCCCATCGCTGCCCGAGACCTGCTGTATTTTGATGGGCTCCGAAAGCTCATCTTCATCAAGAAGAAGCGGGACAG CCCCGACAGTGAGAAGTCCTCCCGGGCAGCGTCCAGCCTCCTGGCCAACCTGTGGCAGTACAACAAGCTCCACCGTGACTTCCGGGCG AAGGGCTATCGGAAGGAGGACTTCCTGGGCCCATAG
- the PKP3 gene encoding plakophilin-3 isoform X2 has protein sequence MAGIGELMSEALAHSSWRPGGTSRGQYHTLQAGFSSRSQGLSGDKTSGFRPIAKPAYSPASWSSRSAVDLSCSRRLSSAHNGGSAFGAAGYGGAQPTPPMPTRPVSFHERGGVGSRADYDTLSLRSLRLGPGGLDDRYSLVSEQLEPAATSTYRAFAYERQASSSSSRAGGLDWPEATEVSPSRTIRAPAMRTLQRFQSSHRSRGVGGAAPGAVLEPVARAPSVRSLSLSLADSGHLPDVRGFNSYGSHRTLQRLSSGFDDIDLPSAVKYLMASDPNLQVLGAAYIQHKCYSDAAAKKQARSLQAVPRLVKLFNHANQEVQRHATGAMRNLIYDNADNKLALVEENGIFELLRTLREQDDELRKNVTGILWNLSSSDHLKDRLARDTLEQLTDLVLSPLSGAGGPPLIQQNASEAEIFYNATGFLRNLSSASQATRQKMRECHGLVDALVTYINHALDVGKCEDKSVENAVCVLRNLSYRLYDEMPPSALQRLEGRGRRDLAGAPPGEVVGCFTPQSRRLRELPLAADALTFAEVSKDPKGLEWLWSPQIVGLYNRLLQRCELNRHTTEAAAGALQNITAGDRRWAGVLSRLALEQERILNPLLDRVRTADHHQLRSLTGLIRNLSRNARNKDEMSTKVVSHLIEKLPGSVGEKSPPAEVLVNIIAVLNNLVVASPIAARDLLYFDGLRKLIFIKKKRDSPDSEKSSRAASSLLANLWQYNKLHRDFRAKGYRKEDFLGP, from the exons ATGGCAGGGATTGGAGAACTGATGTCAGAGGCCCTGGCACATTCCTCCTGGCGACCAGGAG GCACATCCAGGGGGCAGTACCACACCCTGCAGGCTGGCTTCAGCTCTCGCTCTCAGGGCCTGAGTGGGGACAAGACCTCG GGCTTCCGGCCCATCGCCAAGCCGGCCTACAGCCCAGCCTCCTGGTCCTCCCGCTCCGCCGTAGATCTGAGCTGCAGTCGGAGGCTGAGTTCCGCCCACAACGGGGGCAGCGCCTTTGGGGCCGCTGGGTACGGGGGTGCCCAGCCCACCCCTCCCATGCCCACCAGGCCCGTGTCCTTCCATGAGCGTGGTGGGGTTGGGAGCCGGGCCGACTATGACACACTCTCCCTGCGCTCGCTGCGGCTGGGGCCCGGGGGCCTGGACGACCGCTACAGCCTGGTGTCTGAGCAGCTGGAGCCCGCGGCCACCTCCACCTACAGGGCCTTTGCGTACGAGCGCCAGgccagctccagctccagtcGGGCAGGGGGGCTGGACTGGCCCGAGGCCACTGAGGTTTCCCCGAGCCGGACCATCCGTGCCCCTGCCATGCGGACCCTGCAGCGATTCCAGAGCAGCCACCGGAGCCGCGGGGTAGGCGGGGCAGCGCCAGGGGCCGTCCTGGAGCCTGTGGCTCGAGCGCCATCTGTgcgcagcctcagcctcagcctggctGACTCGGGCCACCTGCCGGACGTGCGTGGGTTCAACAGCTACGGTAGCCACCGAACCCTGCAGAGACTCAGCAGCGG TTTTGATGACATTGACCTGCCCTCAGCAGTCAAGTACCTCATGGCTTCAGACCCCAACCTGCAGGTGCTGGGAGCGGCCTACATCCAGCACAAGTGCTACAGCGATGCAGCCGCCAAGAAGCAG GCCCGCAGCCTTCAGGCCGTGCCTAGGCTGGTGAAGCTCTTCAACCACGCCAACCAGGAAGTGCAGCGCCATGCCACAGGTGCCATGCGCAACCTCATCTACGACAACGCTGACAACAAGCTGGCCCTGGTGGAGGAGAACGGGATCTTCGAGCTGCTGCGGACACTGCGGGAGCAGGATGATGAGCTTCGCAAAAATGTCACAG GGATCCTGTGGAACCTTTCATCCAGCGACCACCTGAAGGACCGCCTGGCCAGAGACACGCTGGAGCAGCTCACAGACCTGGTGTTGAGCCCCCTGTCGGGGGCTGGGGGTCCCCCCCTCATCCAGCAGAACGCCTCGGAGGCGGAGATCTTCTACAATGCCACCGGCTTCCTCAG GAACCTCAGCTCAGCCTCTCAGGCCACTCGCCAGAAGATGCGGGAGTGCCACGGGCTGGTGGACGCCCTGGTCACCTATATCAACCACGCCCTGGACGTGGGCAAATGCGAGGACAAG AGCGTGGAGAACGCGGTGTGCGTGCTGCGGAACCTGTCCTACCGCCTCTACGACGAGATGCCGCCGTCCGCGCTGCAGCGGCTGGAGGGTCGCGGCCGCAGGGACCTGGCGGGGGCGCCGCCGGGAGAGGTCGTGGGCTGCTTCACGCCGCAGAGCCGGCGGCTGCGCGAG CTGCCCCTCGCCGCCGATGCGCTCACCTTCGCGGAGGTGTCCAAGGACCCCAAGGGCCTCGAGTGGCTGTGGAGCCCGCAGATCGTGGGGCTGTACAACCGGCTGCTGCAGCGCTGCGAGCTCAACCGGCACACGACGGAGGCGGCCGCCGGGGCGCTGCAGAACATCACGGCAGGCGACCGCAGG tggGCGGGGGTGCTGAGCCGCCTGGCCCTGGAGCAGGAGCGTATTCTGAACCCCCTGCTAGACCGCGTCAGGACCGCCGACCACCACCAGCTGCGCTCACTGACCGGCCTCATCCGAAACCTGTCTCGGAACGCTAGGAACAAGGACGAGATGT CCACGAAGGTAGTGAGCCACCTGATCGAGAAGCTGCCGGGCAGCGTGGGTGAGAAGTCGCCCCCAGCCGAGGTGCTGGTCAACATCATAGCTGTGCTCAACAACCTGGTGGTGGCCAGCCCCATCGCTGCCCGAGACCTGCTGTATTTTGATGGGCTCCGAAAGCTCATCTTCATCAAGAAGAAGCGGGACAG CCCCGACAGTGAGAAGTCCTCCCGGGCAGCGTCCAGCCTCCTGGCCAACCTGTGGCAGTACAACAAGCTCCACCGTGACTTCCGGGCG AAGGGCTATCGGAAGGAGGACTTCCTGGGCCCATAG
- the SIGIRR gene encoding single Ig IL-1-related receptor isoform X1: MPGVCDRAPDFLSPSEDQVLRPALGSSVALNCTAWVVSGPHCSLPSVQWLKDGLPLGNGGHYSLHEHSWVKANLSEVLVSSVLGVNVTSAEVYGAFTCSIQNISFSFTLQRAGPTSHVAAVLASLLVLLALLLAALLYVKCRLNVLLWYQDAYGEVEMNDGKLYDAYVSYSDCPEDRKFVNFILKPQLERRRGYKLFLDDRDLLPRAEPSADLLVNLSRCRRLIVVLSDAFLSRAWCSHSFREGLCRLLELTRRPIFITFESQRRDPAHPALRLLRQHRHLVTLLLWRPGSVTPSSDFWKEVQLALPRKVRYRPVEGDPQTQLQDDKDPMLILRGRVPEGRALDSEVDPDPEGDLGMPAQPHSPTGEAQHRAEWGQAQGTGPGGAPGVEDSSWHRGPLHGLSALEVLGPRSAWELPGPHRPSQQGVSRGSPWQWVWAKAVGGHRRRLGLPTPGVRGPVFGEPSAPPHTSGVSLGESRSSEVDVSDLGSRNYSARTDFYCLVSKDDM, translated from the exons ATGCCAG GTGTCTGTGATAGGGCCCCTGACTTCCTCTCCCCGTCTGAAGACCAGGTGCTGAGGCCTGCCTTGGGCAGCTCAGTGGCTCTGAACTGCACGGCTTGGGTAGTCTCTGGGCCCCACTGCTCCCTGCCTTCAGTCCAGTGGCTGAAAGACGGGCTTCCGTTGGGAAATGGGGGCCACTACAGCCTCCACGAGCACTCCTG GGTCAAGGCCAACCTGTCAGAGGTGCTTGTGTCCAGTGTCCTGGGGGTCAACGTGACCAGCGCTGAAGTCTATGGGGCCTTCACCTGCTCCATCCAGAACATCAGCTTCTCCTTCACTCTTCAGAGAGCTG GCCCTACAAGCCACGTGGCTGCGGTGCTGGCCTCCCTCCTGGTCCTGCTGGCCCTGCTGCTGGCCGCCCTGCTCTATGTCAAGTGCCGTCTCAACGTGCTGCTCTGGTACCAGGACGCGTATGGGGAGGTGGAGATGAACG ACGGGAAGCTCTACGACGCCTACGTCTCCTACAGCGACTGCCCCGAGGACCGCAAGTTCGTGAACTTCATCCTAAAGCCGCAGCTGGAGCGGCGTCGGGGCTACAAGCTCTTCCTGGACGACCGCGACCTCCTGCCGCGCGCTG AGCCCTCCGCCGACCTCTTGGTGAACCTGAGCCGCTGCCGACGCCTCATCGTGGTGCTTTCGGACGCCTTCCTGAGCCGGGCCTGGTGCAGCCACAGCTTCCG GGAGGGCCTGTGCCGGCTGCTGGAGCTCACCCGCAGACCCATCTTCATCACCTTCGAGAGCCAGAGGCGCGACCCCGCGCACCCGGCGCTCCGCCTGCTGCGCCAGCACCGCCACCTGGTGACCTTGCTGCTCTGGAGGCCCGGCTCCGTG ACTCCTTCCTCCGATTTTTGGAAAGAAGTGCAGCTGGCGCTGCCGCGGAAGGTGCGGTACAGGCCGGTGGAAGGAGACCCCCAGACGCAGCTGCAGGACGACAAGGACCCCATGCTGATTCTTCGAGGCCGAGTCCCGGAGGGCCGGGCCCTGGACTCAGAGGTGGACCCGGACCCTGAGGGAGACCTGGGTATGCCCGCCCAGCCCCACTCCCCAACTGGAGAAGCTCAGCACAGGGCGGAGTGGGGGCAGGCACAGGGCACAGGGCCTGGAGGGGCTCCAGGTGTTGAGGACTCTTCCTGGCACCGAGGGCCCCTGCACGGCCTCTCTGCCCTGGAGGTGCTCGGCCCTCGGTCTGCCTGGGAACTTCCTGGGCCTCACAGGCCATCACAGCAGGGGGTGAGCAGGGGCAGCCCCTGGCAGTGGGTCTGGGCCAAGGCTGTGGGTGGCCACCGCAGGCGTCTCGGTCTCCCCACCCCAGGTGTCCGGGGGCCTGTCTTTGGAGAGCCATCAGCTCCACCGCACACCAGTGGGGTCTCGCTGGGAGAGAGCCGGAGCAGCGAAGTGGACGTCTCGGATCTCGGCTCGCGAAACTACAGTGCCCGCACAGACTTCTACTGCCTGGTGTCCAAGGATGATATGTAG
- the SIGIRR gene encoding single Ig IL-1-related receptor isoform X2: protein MPGVCDRAPDFLSPSEDQVLRPALGSSVALNCTAWVVSGPHCSLPSVQWLKDGLPLGNGGHYSLHEHSWVKANLSEVLVSSVLGVNVTSAEVYGAFTCSIQNISFSFTLQRAGPTSHVAAVLASLLVLLALLLAALLYVKCRLNVLLWYQDAYGEVEMNDGKLYDAYVSYSDCPEDRKFVNFILKPQLERRRGYKLFLDDRDLLPRAEPSADLLVNLSRCRRLIVVLSDAFLSRAWCSHSFREGLCRLLELTRRPIFITFESQRRDPAHPALRLLRQHRHLVTLLLWRPGSVTPSSDFWKEVQLALPRKVRYRPVEGDPQTQLQDDKDPMLILRGRVPEGRALDSEVDPDPEGDLGVRGPVFGEPSAPPHTSGVSLGESRSSEVDVSDLGSRNYSARTDFYCLVSKDDM, encoded by the exons ATGCCAG GTGTCTGTGATAGGGCCCCTGACTTCCTCTCCCCGTCTGAAGACCAGGTGCTGAGGCCTGCCTTGGGCAGCTCAGTGGCTCTGAACTGCACGGCTTGGGTAGTCTCTGGGCCCCACTGCTCCCTGCCTTCAGTCCAGTGGCTGAAAGACGGGCTTCCGTTGGGAAATGGGGGCCACTACAGCCTCCACGAGCACTCCTG GGTCAAGGCCAACCTGTCAGAGGTGCTTGTGTCCAGTGTCCTGGGGGTCAACGTGACCAGCGCTGAAGTCTATGGGGCCTTCACCTGCTCCATCCAGAACATCAGCTTCTCCTTCACTCTTCAGAGAGCTG GCCCTACAAGCCACGTGGCTGCGGTGCTGGCCTCCCTCCTGGTCCTGCTGGCCCTGCTGCTGGCCGCCCTGCTCTATGTCAAGTGCCGTCTCAACGTGCTGCTCTGGTACCAGGACGCGTATGGGGAGGTGGAGATGAACG ACGGGAAGCTCTACGACGCCTACGTCTCCTACAGCGACTGCCCCGAGGACCGCAAGTTCGTGAACTTCATCCTAAAGCCGCAGCTGGAGCGGCGTCGGGGCTACAAGCTCTTCCTGGACGACCGCGACCTCCTGCCGCGCGCTG AGCCCTCCGCCGACCTCTTGGTGAACCTGAGCCGCTGCCGACGCCTCATCGTGGTGCTTTCGGACGCCTTCCTGAGCCGGGCCTGGTGCAGCCACAGCTTCCG GGAGGGCCTGTGCCGGCTGCTGGAGCTCACCCGCAGACCCATCTTCATCACCTTCGAGAGCCAGAGGCGCGACCCCGCGCACCCGGCGCTCCGCCTGCTGCGCCAGCACCGCCACCTGGTGACCTTGCTGCTCTGGAGGCCCGGCTCCGTG ACTCCTTCCTCCGATTTTTGGAAAGAAGTGCAGCTGGCGCTGCCGCGGAAGGTGCGGTACAGGCCGGTGGAAGGAGACCCCCAGACGCAGCTGCAGGACGACAAGGACCCCATGCTGATTCTTCGAGGCCGAGTCCCGGAGGGCCGGGCCCTGGACTCAGAGGTGGACCCGGACCCTGAGGGAGACCTGG GTGTCCGGGGGCCTGTCTTTGGAGAGCCATCAGCTCCACCGCACACCAGTGGGGTCTCGCTGGGAGAGAGCCGGAGCAGCGAAGTGGACGTCTCGGATCTCGGCTCGCGAAACTACAGTGCCCGCACAGACTTCTACTGCCTGGTGTCCAAGGATGATATGTAG